One window of the Pedobacter ginsengisoli genome contains the following:
- a CDS encoding DUF3857 domain-containing protein, with amino-acid sequence MNVIKSILFGLLLVANLYSNAQEKEAKPKTFKYGKVDLKEFETKVNGADSAAAAVALFDVGRGWFEFSPKTGNFIYVFERHTRYKIINKTGYDYANLEIQLYKQNGGKENLDYVDGATYNLEAGKIVASKLNKVSKFSEKQDKNYTLEKFALPNVKEGSIVEFKYKIKSDFIFTLRSWRFQKEIPTLYSEYEIRIPEYYKYKITGGGYLFINPKEEIVNETFVSSSGNLNTNSLKLHYQVENVPGLKKENFITTMEDYVSKVGFELSSITVPGQVYRDVTSTWPKIVKALKDEENFGLFINRKSYSKTILHDIIKTNTDQDTIVQLVFNYVKNNIKFNGESNLYTSETNPKNIFEKKSGNSADINLCLLTLLSEAKVNAFPILLSTRSNGAHPGFPMLTKFNNVIVGVQIGEKVVILDATDKNHKPDMIAFDNLCHEGLKVSLTDETAEWVSLEDPTISRKSVSYFITLDGENKLTGKMFLNTTNYDAYNRRNTYQSASNEDDFLKSYKSEKPGLGIKNYKIENLANLNEALIETMDVNIEDNVEEAGNLIYFTPLLYERTKENPFKLEERNFPVDFGYPTEETVRVTIDYPKEYQVDKAPKNEKIVLPEESASFTFLYACEPGKMVISSKILFKKSTYSPEEYHYIKELFKNIVRKQSEQIVLKKG; translated from the coding sequence ATGAATGTGATAAAATCTATTCTATTCGGATTGCTTTTAGTAGCGAATCTGTATTCTAACGCACAAGAAAAAGAAGCCAAACCAAAGACATTTAAATATGGTAAAGTTGACCTTAAGGAATTTGAGACTAAGGTTAATGGTGCAGACTCTGCCGCCGCCGCAGTAGCTTTATTTGATGTTGGAAGGGGCTGGTTTGAATTTAGCCCCAAAACAGGCAATTTCATTTATGTTTTTGAACGTCATACCCGATACAAAATCATAAACAAAACCGGCTATGACTATGCAAACCTTGAAATTCAACTCTATAAACAGAATGGCGGAAAGGAAAATCTTGATTACGTTGATGGCGCAACTTATAACCTTGAAGCAGGGAAAATTGTTGCCAGCAAATTAAATAAAGTATCGAAATTTTCTGAAAAACAAGATAAGAACTATACGCTGGAAAAGTTTGCGTTGCCTAATGTAAAAGAAGGATCAATAGTTGAATTTAAATATAAAATCAAATCAGACTTTATATTTACCCTGAGATCATGGCGGTTTCAGAAAGAAATTCCAACGTTATATTCGGAGTACGAAATCAGGATTCCAGAATATTACAAATACAAAATTACAGGTGGAGGGTATCTGTTTATAAATCCAAAAGAGGAGATAGTTAATGAAACCTTTGTATCGTCGTCTGGTAATTTAAATACTAATTCTTTAAAACTACATTATCAGGTTGAAAATGTTCCGGGTTTAAAGAAAGAGAATTTTATTACAACCATGGAAGATTACGTAAGTAAAGTTGGTTTTGAATTGAGTTCAATAACAGTTCCTGGCCAAGTTTATCGTGATGTTACCTCTACATGGCCAAAAATTGTTAAAGCGCTTAAAGACGAGGAGAACTTTGGTTTATTTATAAATAGAAAAAGCTATAGTAAAACAATACTGCACGATATAATCAAAACCAATACCGATCAGGACACTATAGTTCAGTTAGTTTTTAACTATGTGAAAAATAACATCAAATTTAATGGTGAATCTAACCTGTATACTTCTGAAACAAACCCTAAAAACATATTTGAGAAGAAAAGCGGAAACTCTGCAGATATAAATTTGTGCTTACTTACTTTATTATCGGAGGCTAAAGTTAATGCCTTCCCTATTTTATTAAGTACAAGATCAAATGGTGCCCACCCTGGTTTTCCTATGCTAACCAAATTTAACAATGTGATTGTTGGTGTTCAGATTGGCGAAAAAGTGGTCATTTTAGATGCTACCGACAAAAATCATAAACCTGATATGATTGCTTTTGATAATCTGTGCCATGAGGGACTAAAGGTAAGTCTTACTGATGAAACAGCCGAGTGGGTTTCGCTTGAAGACCCAACAATTAGCAGAAAAAGTGTTAGCTACTTTATTACTCTTGACGGTGAGAATAAACTTACGGGTAAAATGTTTTTAAATACTACCAATTATGATGCGTATAACAGAAGAAATACCTATCAGTCTGCTTCGAATGAAGATGATTTCCTTAAAAGTTATAAAAGCGAAAAACCAGGTTTAGGTATCAAAAATTATAAAATCGAAAATCTCGCTAACCTCAATGAAGCTCTTATTGAAACTATGGATGTTAATATTGAGGACAATGTGGAAGAGGCAGGAAATTTGATTTATTTTACTCCACTTCTTTACGAAAGAACCAAGGAGAATCCATTTAAATTGGAAGAGAGAAACTTCCCCGTAGATTTTGGTTACCCAACAGAAGAGACAGTAAGGGTTACAATTGATTACCCTAAAGAATACCAGGTTGATAAAGCTCCGAAGAATGAAAAAATTGTATTGCCTGAGGAATCTGCATCTTTTACTTTTCTATATGCCTGTGAGCCTGGCAAAATGGTGATTAGCAGTAAGATATTATTTAAAAAATCCACCTATTCTCCTGAAGAATATCATTACATCAAAGAATTGTTTAAAAATATAGTAAGAAAGCAGTCTGAACAGATTGTACTTAAAAAGGGCTAA
- a CDS encoding SGNH/GDSL hydrolase family protein, with protein MNHKLIYLSVFLLISQLSFAQDKTKYKIWNPANDTLNVLEGQGWPKKVKDYYDRLPAKAEGIVRSDVWNLSKNNAGLNLRFRTNSDEIIVKYAVKGSLQMPHMPATGVSGVDLYAKDRDGNWLWSAGSFSFGDTITYRFRNLEQVNNPDREYTLYLPLYNSLKWMEIRVPGEKSFTPLPLHQEKPIVVYGTSIAQGACATRPGLAWTSILQRKLDQPVINLGFSGNGRLEKELIALLTEIEAKLYILDCLPNLTGITSDDLMARIETSVLQLQNKRPGVPILLTEHDGYTDELISPKRKADYNNPNITLNDAFKQLKAKGIKNIYLLTKNEIGQDIESMVDGVHPNDVGMMNYANAYQKIIKEIFNQPQGNVSTAKPITQYRELPGYDWEKRHNEVLNYNKTNQPQLVFIGNSITHFWAGQPSAHIARGASSWDKYFKAKNPVNMGFGWDRIENALWRVYHGELDGFAAKQIVLMIGTNNLQFNSDAEIAEGLKTLITAIKARQPQAKILVLGILPRREMESRISKLNLLYAKTALNLKVQYADAGNLLLNTHKKVNEELFTDGLHPNAQGYEKLGSFINKQIAN; from the coding sequence ATGAACCATAAACTAATATATCTATCCGTTTTTCTTCTAATTAGTCAATTAAGTTTTGCCCAGGATAAAACTAAATACAAGATATGGAACCCTGCCAACGATACTTTGAATGTTCTGGAAGGACAGGGATGGCCAAAAAAAGTAAAAGATTATTATGATCGTCTGCCGGCAAAAGCAGAAGGTATTGTTCGTTCAGATGTATGGAACCTATCAAAGAATAATGCAGGCCTAAACCTGCGTTTCCGTACGAATTCAGATGAAATAATTGTAAAATATGCTGTTAAAGGCAGTTTACAGATGCCTCACATGCCTGCAACAGGTGTAAGCGGAGTTGATCTTTATGCTAAAGATAGGGATGGCAACTGGCTATGGAGTGCTGGTTCTTTTTCTTTTGGTGATACCATTACTTATCGTTTTAGGAATCTGGAGCAGGTTAACAATCCAGATCGTGAGTACACGCTGTACCTGCCATTATACAATTCCCTAAAATGGATGGAGATTCGCGTGCCAGGCGAAAAATCATTTACACCATTACCACTGCATCAGGAAAAACCAATAGTAGTGTATGGTACATCGATAGCACAAGGTGCCTGTGCAACCAGACCTGGTTTAGCATGGACCTCTATATTGCAGCGTAAATTGGATCAACCGGTAATTAACCTTGGCTTTTCAGGAAATGGCCGACTGGAAAAAGAACTCATAGCCCTGCTTACAGAAATTGAGGCTAAATTATACATACTAGATTGTTTGCCTAATCTCACTGGCATAACCAGCGACGATCTGATGGCACGCATTGAAACCTCAGTGCTTCAGTTGCAAAACAAAAGGCCGGGTGTTCCAATTCTGTTAACAGAACACGATGGATATACCGACGAACTTATAAGCCCCAAAAGAAAAGCAGACTACAATAATCCAAATATTACCTTAAATGATGCATTTAAGCAATTAAAGGCAAAAGGGATAAAAAACATATACCTGTTAACTAAAAACGAAATAGGTCAGGATATAGAAAGTATGGTGGATGGGGTACATCCCAATGATGTAGGTATGATGAACTATGCAAATGCATACCAGAAAATCATAAAAGAAATATTTAACCAACCACAAGGTAATGTAAGTACAGCTAAACCAATTACCCAGTATCGTGAATTACCAGGGTACGATTGGGAAAAAAGACATAATGAGGTATTAAATTACAATAAAACAAATCAACCTCAATTGGTTTTTATAGGCAACTCCATAACACATTTTTGGGCTGGACAACCTTCAGCTCATATTGCCAGAGGTGCCAGCTCGTGGGATAAATATTTTAAAGCTAAAAATCCTGTAAATATGGGTTTTGGCTGGGATAGGATTGAGAATGCGCTTTGGCGCGTTTATCATGGTGAACTGGATGGCTTTGCGGCTAAGCAAATTGTATTAATGATAGGTACAAACAATTTGCAATTTAACTCTGATGCCGAAATAGCTGAAGGATTAAAAACCCTTATAACAGCGATAAAGGCAAGACAGCCCCAGGCAAAAATTCTTGTACTTGGCATATTGCCGCGCAGAGAAATGGAAAGCAGGATAAGTAAACTAAATTTACTGTACGCTAAAACGGCCCTCAATTTAAAAGTTCAATATGCCGATGCCGGAAACCTTCTGCTTAATACCCACAAAAAAGTAAATGAAGAACTTTTTACAGATGGATTGCATCCAAATGCACAGGGTTACGAAAAACTTGGATCTTTTATTAATAAACAGATTGCCAATTGA
- a CDS encoding Gfo/Idh/MocA family protein, with product MKPNRRKFLQQLAIGSGAVAIGLPTFANENAPSDQELEAALNLGNSSQRFNMSGYAAPKIDKVRVGIIGLGMRGPGAVSRLSYIEGVEIKALCDKLPARATAAQKYLTDKGLPKAKEYSGEDGWKEMIEKEDLDLVYICTPWHYHTPMAVYAMEHGKHAATEVPAALTLEDCWKLVETSEKTRKHCMMLENCCYDFFEMLTLNMARNGMFGELIHAEGAYIHNLLGLNFDKNGYADMWRLKENINYNGNLYPTHGLGPIAQCLNINRGDKMDYLVSMSTNDFHMAHEAEERAKKDDFYKQFVGKNYRGNMNTTTIRTAKGKTMMLQHDVTSPRIYSRIHLLSGTKGFASKWPEPERISFGEEWVTEDGLKKLYDTYSPPIIKHVGEIGKKIGGHGGMDFIMDWRLIDCLRNGLPLDQNVYDAASWSCIVPLSKKSVSKKSGSVDVPDFTRGSWASNAPVSLTLDGGGNTTVRSVK from the coding sequence ATGAAACCAAACCGTAGAAAGTTTTTACAACAACTGGCAATAGGTTCCGGAGCTGTGGCTATCGGCCTTCCTACATTTGCCAACGAAAATGCTCCCAGCGATCAGGAACTGGAAGCAGCATTAAATCTGGGCAATAGTAGTCAAAGATTCAATATGAGTGGATATGCCGCTCCAAAAATTGATAAAGTAAGGGTTGGGATAATAGGTCTCGGAATGAGAGGCCCTGGTGCGGTTTCCAGATTGTCGTATATAGAAGGAGTAGAGATCAAGGCACTTTGCGATAAATTACCAGCAAGAGCTACAGCTGCACAAAAATATTTAACAGATAAAGGCTTGCCTAAGGCAAAAGAATACTCTGGCGAAGACGGCTGGAAGGAAATGATCGAAAAGGAAGATCTGGATTTAGTTTATATTTGCACACCTTGGCATTACCACACTCCAATGGCCGTTTATGCAATGGAACATGGTAAACATGCTGCAACAGAAGTACCTGCGGCGCTTACCCTTGAAGATTGCTGGAAGCTAGTAGAAACATCAGAGAAAACCCGCAAGCACTGTATGATGCTGGAGAATTGCTGTTATGATTTCTTCGAAATGCTAACGCTTAATATGGCACGTAATGGGATGTTTGGTGAATTAATCCATGCCGAAGGTGCTTATATCCATAACTTATTGGGATTGAATTTCGATAAAAATGGATATGCCGATATGTGGAGGTTAAAAGAAAATATAAATTACAATGGTAACTTATATCCAACTCATGGTTTAGGTCCAATTGCACAGTGCTTAAACATCAACAGGGGCGATAAAATGGATTATCTGGTATCTATGTCTACCAATGATTTTCATATGGCACATGAGGCTGAAGAAAGAGCTAAAAAAGATGACTTCTACAAACAATTTGTAGGTAAAAACTATCGTGGTAACATGAATACCACAACCATCAGAACAGCTAAAGGAAAAACAATGATGTTACAACACGATGTAACATCGCCAAGAATTTACTCTAGAATCCACTTGCTTAGTGGTACTAAAGGCTTTGCAAGTAAATGGCCTGAACCTGAACGCATTTCATTTGGCGAAGAATGGGTAACTGAAGATGGATTAAAGAAATTATATGATACCTATAGCCCTCCAATTATTAAACATGTTGGCGAAATAGGTAAAAAAATAGGTGGACATGGTGGTATGGACTTTATCATGGACTGGCGCCTAATTGATTGCTTGCGCAATGGATTACCTCTTGATCAGAACGTTTACGATGCTGCATCATGGAGCTGTATAGTGCCATTAAGTAAAAAATCAGTGTCTAAAAAATCAGGTAGTGTTGATGTTCCAGACTTTACCAGAGGATCATGGGCCAGCAATGCGCCCGTAAGTTTAACACTTGATGGCGGTGGCAATACTACCGTTAGAAGCGTTAAATAA
- a CDS encoding alpha-L-fucosidase — protein sequence MKKLITPLLFAVMFFGKLSAQQPGAKDTDAKKQKMEWFANAKLGIFIHWGIYSVNGISESWSFFNNYINHDNYMKQLNGFTAANYHPEEWVKLIKESGAKYTVITTKHHDGVSLWDTKGIDATTTLKNSAAKKDVITPFVKEVKKAGLKTGIYFSLPDWGYPDYDGFTRDRKRYKLNEEPKRWDKFQTYLHTQMNEISLNFKPDLLWFDGDWEHSAEEWQAGKISSDLKKHNPNIIINSRLNHHGDYETPEQGIPVLRPNSEYWELCYTMNDSWGYQPYDFKYKSPNMIVRTLVDCISMGGNLLLDIGPKADGTIAAEQVNILKGLGRWTKKHAEAIYGTHAGLPAGHFNGKTALSADKKTLYLYADWIPDNGGLLLSGIKPAVRSAKIVGSDLKATFVNNGENISVKIPAAAADKDVTVIALKFDSPVEVTNEPLVTLSFKDLVDKNVDYKAQINSIARSISNGTNPFKDSDLSADGMDFKSGKKELKPEVFNWVTKNAESLYKTDKGLPEGHYQGLSALSADKQTVYLFVEGKPTGPIALKGIKNKISRIRIVGEGTMVEPEIYNKLYWSSVPGIVYIPLPTDRLDKDLTVVAVLLDGPLDLYREKVGAIESNL from the coding sequence ATGAAAAAACTAATAACCCCATTACTATTTGCGGTAATGTTTTTTGGCAAATTAAGCGCTCAGCAACCAGGCGCTAAAGATACCGACGCGAAAAAGCAAAAAATGGAATGGTTTGCTAATGCAAAACTTGGAATATTTATACATTGGGGCATATATTCTGTAAACGGCATCTCTGAATCGTGGTCGTTTTTTAACAACTACATCAATCATGATAATTATATGAAGCAGCTGAATGGCTTTACCGCGGCTAACTATCATCCAGAAGAATGGGTTAAACTGATTAAGGAAAGTGGCGCAAAATATACTGTTATTACTACTAAGCATCATGATGGTGTATCGCTATGGGACACCAAAGGCATTGATGCAACTACAACTTTAAAAAACAGTGCTGCTAAAAAAGATGTGATTACACCTTTTGTTAAGGAAGTTAAAAAAGCAGGGCTTAAAACGGGTATCTACTTCTCTTTACCAGATTGGGGCTATCCTGATTACGATGGTTTTACGAGAGACAGAAAACGGTATAAACTTAATGAAGAGCCTAAACGCTGGGATAAATTCCAGACGTATTTACATACTCAGATGAATGAGATTTCATTAAACTTTAAACCTGATTTGCTATGGTTTGATGGCGATTGGGAACATTCAGCTGAGGAGTGGCAGGCAGGGAAAATTTCGTCGGATCTTAAAAAACATAATCCTAATATTATCATTAACTCCCGTCTGAATCATCATGGCGACTATGAAACGCCAGAACAGGGTATACCGGTATTGAGACCAAATAGCGAGTATTGGGAATTGTGTTATACTATGAATGATTCGTGGGGATATCAGCCATATGATTTTAAATATAAATCGCCAAATATGATTGTTCGCACACTGGTTGATTGTATTAGCATGGGTGGCAATTTATTGCTAGATATTGGCCCGAAAGCTGATGGTACCATTGCTGCTGAACAGGTAAATATTTTGAAAGGTTTAGGAAGGTGGACTAAAAAACATGCTGAAGCAATTTATGGAACACATGCTGGCTTACCGGCTGGTCATTTTAATGGAAAAACTGCATTATCGGCAGATAAAAAGACACTTTATTTATATGCAGACTGGATTCCGGACAATGGGGGCTTATTGTTAAGCGGAATTAAACCGGCTGTTCGCTCTGCAAAAATTGTGGGATCTGATTTGAAAGCGACTTTTGTAAATAACGGAGAGAACATTTCAGTTAAAATTCCTGCTGCCGCAGCTGATAAAGATGTTACGGTAATAGCGTTAAAATTTGACAGCCCGGTTGAGGTTACCAATGAACCTCTTGTTACTTTGAGTTTTAAAGATCTTGTCGATAAAAATGTAGATTATAAAGCACAAATTAACAGCATTGCGCGTTCAATAAGCAATGGCACTAATCCGTTTAAGGATTCTGATTTATCTGCCGATGGTATGGACTTTAAATCTGGCAAAAAAGAATTAAAACCTGAGGTATTTAATTGGGTTACTAAAAATGCAGAAAGTTTATATAAAACCGATAAAGGATTGCCTGAAGGACATTATCAGGGTTTGAGTGCTTTATCTGCTGACAAACAGACCGTATATCTTTTTGTAGAAGGAAAACCTACCGGGCCAATTGCTTTAAAAGGAATTAAGAATAAGATTAGCCGTATTAGAATTGTTGGCGAGGGAACTATGGTTGAGCCGGAAATTTACAACAAACTGTACTGGAGCTCGGTTCCTGGTATTGTTTACATACCACTTCCGACAGATCGACTTGATAAAGATTTAACAGTTGTAGCAGTACTGCTTGATGGCCCGCTTGATCTTTACAGAGAAAAAGTTGGTGCTATTGAAAGCAATTTATAA
- a CDS encoding AraC family transcriptional regulator, with translation MKPQLLKVANNSVNSFSVRRDRVPYINNRWHYHAEVELIYFKKGNGTQFIGDSIKRFRSGDVVLVGAHLPHYWRFDDNYFNDEKSNADVVVVHFCENFWGSSFLNLPENKSLKLLLERAQRGVQVQDKSKKLIGELIESILSAEGPKRITLLIEALLAIENYSHSSLLSSIGFRHDFEETENDRINAIYNYSLANFKRKIQMEEMAAVANISPNSFCRYFKSRTRKTYTQFISEIRVGHACKLLIEDSMNVKQICYESGFHNFASFHKHFKIITGKSPLSYQKSYLQK, from the coding sequence ATGAAACCTCAATTGCTTAAAGTAGCTAACAATTCTGTAAACTCATTTAGCGTTCGAAGAGACAGGGTACCTTACATTAATAACCGCTGGCATTACCATGCCGAGGTTGAGCTGATTTACTTTAAAAAAGGGAACGGAACTCAGTTTATTGGCGATAGCATTAAGCGTTTCAGATCTGGCGATGTGGTGCTTGTTGGCGCTCATCTACCCCACTACTGGCGATTTGACGACAATTATTTTAATGACGAAAAAAGCAACGCAGATGTAGTTGTAGTTCATTTTTGCGAGAACTTTTGGGGCAGTTCTTTTTTAAACCTACCCGAAAATAAATCGCTTAAGCTGTTATTGGAACGTGCCCAAAGGGGCGTGCAGGTTCAGGATAAAAGCAAAAAATTAATTGGAGAACTGATAGAATCTATTCTATCAGCAGAAGGCCCCAAACGGATTACTTTACTTATAGAGGCTCTATTGGCTATAGAAAACTACTCGCACAGTAGTTTGTTATCATCTATAGGTTTCCGCCATGATTTTGAAGAAACAGAGAATGACAGGATCAATGCCATTTATAACTACTCGCTAGCTAATTTTAAAAGGAAGATTCAGATGGAGGAAATGGCTGCCGTGGCCAATATTAGCCCTAATTCATTTTGCAGGTATTTTAAATCGAGAACCAGAAAAACATATACTCAGTTTATAAGTGAAATAAGAGTTGGCCATGCCTGCAAATTACTGATAGAGGATAGCATGAACGTTAAACAGATTTGTTATGAAAGCGGCTTTCACAATTTTGCGAGCTTCCACAAACACTTTAAAATTATTACCGGAAAAAGTCCGCTTTCCTATCAGAAATCGTATTTACAAAAATAA
- a CDS encoding two-component system response regulator — protein sequence MTELSEEQERVPKKILIIENDDGLIELLEELFNYEGYKVRCYKEASNIFSLMEDFVPDIVLLDYLLPGINGGELCAQLKKEPSTAHIPVVIFSAYSQVLLSLGSYGCNAFIAKPFELASLLNQINKCLENPLKVFTTKGLDKKASASAGISK from the coding sequence ATGACTGAATTATCCGAAGAGCAAGAACGTGTACCAAAAAAGATCCTGATCATTGAAAATGACGACGGATTAATAGAATTACTAGAGGAACTATTTAATTACGAAGGATATAAGGTTAGGTGTTATAAAGAGGCCAGCAATATTTTTTCATTGATGGAAGATTTTGTGCCAGATATTGTGTTGTTAGATTATTTACTTCCAGGAATTAATGGAGGAGAATTATGTGCCCAGTTAAAAAAGGAACCTTCAACTGCCCACATTCCGGTAGTTATATTTTCGGCATATTCACAAGTACTGCTATCTCTTGGCAGTTATGGTTGTAATGCATTTATTGCGAAACCTTTTGAACTAGCATCATTGTTAAACCAAATTAATAAATGTTTAGAAAATCCTTTAAAGGTTTTTACCACAAAGGGGTTAGATAAAAAAGCTTCGGCATCTGCGGGTATTAGTAAATAA
- a CDS encoding recombinase family protein, producing the protein MNAIGYIRVSPYLEPVIAQETAIKEFCRQKGLNLLIVFKDTGEYNEDMERESWLALEEYVKYNESNVDFLLFLLPAKITRFNKMIDQIQDHFKQRYGVMLVAVL; encoded by the coding sequence ATGAATGCAATTGGTTACATAAGGGTATCACCATATCTGGAGCCTGTAATAGCTCAGGAAACCGCGATTAAGGAGTTTTGCCGGCAAAAGGGATTAAACCTGCTAATAGTATTTAAAGATACAGGTGAGTACAATGAGGATATGGAGCGCGAGAGTTGGCTTGCCCTGGAAGAGTATGTGAAATACAATGAAAGCAATGTTGATTTTTTGCTATTCTTATTGCCTGCAAAAATAACACGGTTCAATAAAATGATAGACCAGATTCAAGATCACTTTAAGCAGCGATACGGAGTGATGCTGGTGGCAGTTCTATAA